A genomic window from Microvirga sp. TS319 includes:
- a CDS encoding PLP-dependent aminotransferase family protein: MKNGDQTRTGDVMAAIRSKVSSRALAAGDRLPSIRSFAAAMGVSPSTVVEAYDRLVAEGLIRARPGSGFYVAGGGQPPLALAEAEPQRDRAVDPFWVSRQSLDADPAAMKPGCGWLPADWMPNAALRRAMRTLARAEDSMLTDYGSTRGSPRLRRWLLGRFAEEGIEASPDQIMLTGSGTQAIDLICRFLLRPGDTVLVDDPCYFNFQALLRAHQARIVGVPYTPSGPDVPAFEAALIAERPRLYITNSALHNPTGATLSPQTAHRILNAASAHDLTIVEDDIFADFEPEPSPRLAVLDGLDRVIRIGSFSKTLSASIRCGYIAARTDWIDGLADLQVATCFGGPSPVASELVASVLVGGGYRKHMHDLRQRLARARHAMAARLEPLGIRPWLMPRGGFYLWCSLPEGQDSAALARMAVDENIVLAPGNVFSVSQTARSFLRFNVAQSDDARIVEVLRRAMHSLPVQRS; encoded by the coding sequence ATGAAGAACGGCGACCAGACACGAACCGGAGACGTGATGGCGGCGATCCGCTCGAAGGTGTCGAGCCGCGCCCTTGCGGCCGGTGACCGGCTGCCTTCGATCCGGAGCTTCGCGGCCGCCATGGGCGTCTCGCCGTCGACGGTCGTGGAAGCCTATGACCGGCTCGTGGCCGAGGGCCTGATCCGCGCCCGGCCCGGCTCCGGCTTCTATGTCGCGGGCGGCGGCCAGCCGCCGCTCGCGCTGGCGGAGGCCGAGCCCCAGCGCGACCGGGCGGTCGATCCGTTCTGGGTCTCGCGGCAGTCGCTCGACGCCGATCCCGCGGCGATGAAGCCCGGATGCGGCTGGCTCCCGGCGGACTGGATGCCGAACGCCGCCCTTCGCCGCGCCATGCGGACGCTCGCCCGGGCGGAGGATTCGATGCTGACCGATTACGGCAGCACGCGCGGCTCCCCGCGCCTGCGCCGGTGGCTCCTCGGCCGCTTCGCCGAAGAAGGCATCGAGGCCTCACCCGATCAGATCATGCTCACGGGCTCGGGCACGCAGGCGATCGACCTGATCTGCCGCTTCCTGCTGAGGCCCGGCGACACGGTGCTTGTGGACGACCCCTGCTATTTCAACTTTCAGGCGCTTCTTCGGGCCCATCAGGCCAGGATCGTCGGCGTTCCGTACACGCCGTCAGGCCCCGACGTGCCGGCCTTCGAGGCGGCTCTGATCGCGGAGCGGCCGCGCCTCTACATCACCAACTCGGCGCTCCACAACCCGACCGGCGCGACCCTCTCGCCGCAGACCGCCCACAGGATCCTGAACGCGGCCTCGGCTCACGATCTGACGATCGTCGAGGACGATATCTTCGCCGATTTCGAACCTGAGCCCTCACCCCGCCTCGCCGTGCTCGACGGGCTGGACCGCGTCATCCGGATCGGCAGCTTTTCGAAGACGCTCTCCGCCTCGATCCGCTGCGGCTACATCGCGGCGCGGACGGACTGGATCGACGGTCTGGCCGATCTCCAGGTCGCCACCTGTTTCGGCGGACCGAGCCCGGTCGCATCCGAACTCGTCGCGAGCGTGCTCGTGGGAGGCGGCTACCGCAAGCATATGCACGATCTGCGCCAGCGCCTCGCGCGGGCCAGGCACGCCATGGCGGCCCGCCTCGAGCCCCTCGGCATAAGGCCCTGGCTGATGCCGAGGGGCGGCTTCTATCTGTGGTGCAGCCTGCCCGAGGGGCAGGACTCCGCCGCGCTTGCCCGCATGGCCGTGGACGAGAACATCGTGCTCGCCCCGGGTAACGTGTTCAGCGTCTCGCAGACCGCCCGCTCCTTCCTCCGGTTCAACGTCGCACAATCGGACGATGCGCGTATCGTGGAAGTCCTGCGGCGAGCCATGCATTCGCTTCCGGTTCAGCGATCCTGA
- a CDS encoding DMT family transporter yields the protein MDRTTDGWGSGLLGVIIFSGSLPATRVAVGDFSPLFLTSARAVIAGLLGALFLAGLRQMRPARRDLGSLAVVALGVVVGFPLLTALALRHITSARSIVFIGLLPLATAIFGVLRGGERPKPVFWLFSGLGAATVAGFALVNSDAGSLTGDLLMVAAVVLCGLGYAEGATLSRRLGGWQVISWALLLSLPVMGILALITVPGSWSAIGGPAWLGLAYVSVFSMLLGFVFWYRGLALGGIAGVGQLQLLQPFFGLTLAGLLLDEPVAWTMIAATCVVVLCVAGAKRFA from the coding sequence ATGGATCGTACGACGGACGGGTGGGGCAGTGGCCTTCTGGGTGTCATCATCTTCAGCGGCTCGTTGCCGGCGACGCGGGTCGCCGTCGGCGATTTCTCGCCCCTGTTCCTGACCTCGGCCCGTGCGGTGATCGCCGGACTTCTCGGGGCCCTCTTCCTTGCGGGCCTCCGGCAGATGCGGCCGGCGCGCCGCGATCTCGGGTCGCTCGCCGTGGTCGCTCTCGGCGTCGTGGTCGGCTTTCCGCTGCTGACGGCGCTCGCGCTCCGGCACATCACCTCGGCGCGGTCCATCGTGTTCATCGGCCTGCTGCCGCTCGCGACCGCCATCTTCGGCGTCCTGCGCGGCGGCGAGCGGCCGAAGCCCGTCTTCTGGCTGTTCTCGGGCCTCGGCGCTGCGACCGTCGCGGGATTTGCCCTCGTCAACAGCGATGCGGGTTCGCTCACGGGCGACCTTCTGATGGTGGCCGCGGTCGTGCTGTGCGGCCTCGGCTACGCGGAGGGAGCTACCCTGTCGCGAAGGCTCGGCGGCTGGCAGGTCATCTCATGGGCGCTGCTTCTGTCGCTGCCGGTCATGGGCATCCTGGCGCTGATCACGGTCCCTGGCTCCTGGAGCGCGATCGGCGGTCCGGCCTGGCTCGGGCTTGCCTATGTCTCGGTCTTCAGCATGCTGCTGGGCTTCGTCTTCTGGTATCGCGGCCTCGCGCTCGGAGGCATCGCGGGCGTCGGGCAGCTGCAATTGCTCCAGCCGTTTTTCGGCCTGACCCTGGCGGGCCTGCTGCTGGACGAGCCGGTCGCCTGGACGATGATCGCGGCGACGTGTGTCGTCGTCCTGTGTGTCGCTGGCGCCAAACGCTTCGCCTGA
- a CDS encoding ABC transporter permease encodes MDFELSIGAAASAAVEYTLDHFSPTLDAIADVIGFFADGIKDGLSWLPSWAFIGIVALFALWRVGWKFAVLCGAALLLIVGMGLWKETIETLALVIAATAIAIALGIPLGILMARSPLTAAGTRPLLDLMQTMPAFVYLIPAAMFFGLGAVPGTIATVIFSMPPVVRLTALGLTQVNREFVEAGQAFGCTDRQLLFKVQFPLALPSIMAGINQTIMLGLSMVVIASMIGAGGLGNTVLTGIQRLDVGVGFEGGLAVVILAIILDRLTQSLSRPAALRIPLPVARRAGARRAVAGIETVPAQAGA; translated from the coding sequence ATGGATTTCGAACTGAGCATCGGCGCTGCCGCCAGCGCCGCTGTCGAGTATACGCTCGACCATTTTTCGCCGACCCTCGACGCCATCGCGGACGTCATTGGCTTCTTCGCCGACGGCATCAAGGATGGGCTCTCGTGGCTGCCGTCCTGGGCCTTCATCGGCATCGTGGCGCTCTTCGCGCTCTGGCGGGTCGGCTGGAAATTCGCCGTACTCTGCGGGGCGGCGCTTCTTCTCATCGTCGGCATGGGCCTGTGGAAGGAGACCATCGAGACGCTCGCCCTCGTCATCGCCGCGACGGCGATCGCGATCGCGCTCGGCATTCCGCTCGGCATCCTCATGGCCCGCAGCCCTCTGACCGCGGCCGGCACGCGCCCGCTGCTCGATCTGATGCAGACGATGCCGGCCTTCGTCTATCTCATCCCGGCCGCGATGTTCTTCGGTCTCGGGGCGGTGCCCGGCACCATCGCGACCGTCATCTTCTCGATGCCGCCCGTCGTGCGCCTCACGGCTTTGGGCCTGACGCAGGTGAACCGCGAATTCGTCGAGGCCGGGCAAGCCTTCGGCTGCACCGACCGCCAGCTTCTGTTCAAGGTGCAGTTCCCGCTGGCCCTGCCGTCCATCATGGCCGGCATCAACCAGACCATCATGCTGGGGCTCTCGATGGTGGTGATCGCCTCCATGATCGGCGCGGGAGGCCTGGGTAACACGGTGCTGACGGGCATTCAGCGTCTCGACGTCGGCGTGGGCTTCGAGGGCGGCCTCGCCGTGGTGATCCTGGCCATCATCCTCGACCGTCTGACGCAGAGCCTCTCACGGCCGGCAGCCCTGAGGATCCCGCTTCCCGTCGCCCGCCGCGCCGGAGCCAGGCGGGCCGTCGCCGGAATCGAAACCGTGCCTGCCCAGGCAGGCGCGTGA
- the proV gene encoding glycine betaine/L-proline ABC transporter ATP-binding protein ProV, with protein sequence MTDKDDTVRSAAAALSADKIVLRNVFKVFGPQVPRAIDMIRSGQGKDAVQAETRCTIGVNDASFSIREGEIFVVMGLSGSGKSTLLRLLNRLIDPTLGSILVDGQDVTKMGKRDLIELRRRDMSMVFQSFALLPNRTVLANTAFGLEVAGMPEKERHEKALRALEAVGLGRYAASRPDELSGGMKQRVGLARALANEPTILLMDEAFSALDPLIRTEMQDELLRLQAEHSRTIVFVSHDLDEAMRIGDRIAIMQDGVVVQVGTPEEIVMNPANDYVRSFFRNVDVAHVFRAGDIARHSQITLIDRAGLSVHAALERIRAHDRDVAIVVARDKRYQGMVSAESLKEAVHAGWPDPYRRAFLPDMVPIEADAPVAQVMGRVAESRWPVPVVDAAGRYVGTISKSSLLMTLDRAA encoded by the coding sequence ATGACTGATAAAGACGATACCGTGCGCAGCGCTGCTGCGGCCCTATCGGCTGACAAGATCGTCCTTCGCAACGTATTCAAAGTGTTCGGCCCGCAGGTTCCGCGCGCCATCGACATGATTCGGTCCGGACAGGGCAAGGATGCCGTCCAGGCCGAGACGCGCTGCACCATCGGGGTCAACGACGCGAGCTTCAGCATCAGGGAAGGCGAGATTTTCGTGGTCATGGGGCTGTCCGGCTCCGGCAAGTCGACTCTCCTGCGCCTGCTGAACCGGCTGATCGACCCGACCTTGGGCTCGATCCTGGTGGACGGCCAGGACGTAACGAAAATGGGCAAGCGCGACCTGATCGAGTTGCGCCGCCGCGACATGAGCATGGTGTTCCAGAGCTTCGCGCTTCTGCCCAACCGCACGGTTCTGGCCAACACCGCCTTCGGGTTGGAGGTGGCCGGCATGCCCGAGAAGGAGCGTCACGAGAAGGCTCTCCGGGCGCTCGAGGCGGTCGGTCTCGGCCGCTATGCGGCAAGCCGTCCCGACGAACTCTCCGGCGGCATGAAGCAGCGCGTCGGTCTTGCACGCGCTCTCGCCAACGAGCCGACGATCCTCCTCATGGACGAGGCCTTCTCGGCCCTCGATCCCCTGATCCGCACCGAGATGCAGGATGAGCTTCTTCGCCTCCAGGCGGAGCACAGCCGCACGATCGTGTTCGTCAGCCACGACCTCGACGAGGCGATGCGCATCGGGGACCGCATCGCGATCATGCAGGACGGGGTTGTGGTGCAGGTCGGCACGCCGGAAGAGATCGTCATGAATCCGGCGAACGACTATGTCCGGTCGTTCTTCCGCAACGTGGACGTCGCGCATGTCTTCCGCGCGGGCGACATCGCCCGCCACAGCCAGATCACCCTGATCGATCGCGCCGGCCTGAGCGTCCATGCCGCGCTCGAACGCATCAGGGCTCACGATCGCGACGTCGCGATCGTGGTCGCACGCGACAAGCGCTACCAGGGCATGGTCAGCGCCGAGTCGCTCAAGGAGGCCGTGCATGCCGGCTGGCCCGATCCCTATCGGCGGGCCTTCCTGCCCGACATGGTGCCCATCGAGGCCGATGCGCCGGTGGCGCAGGTCATGGGCCGGGTCGCCGAGAGCCGGTGGCCGGTGCCGGTCGTGGATGCGGCCGGGCGCTATGTCGGCACCATTTCCAAGTCGTCCCTCCTCATGACGCTCGACCGCGCCGCCTGA
- a CDS encoding PLP-dependent aminotransferase family protein, with product MAESRDANWFTDRLTDRSIRGIALETGALIRAGALPVGTKLPPIRDLAFALGVSPATISEAWSELRRQKIISGRGRNGTWVSGDRFVAKPNRLGSSGNYGEGILNLTAAVPDVRLLPPLAEAMAYGASAENLNSYERNRILPELEEEVRKAWPYEPEAFLATNGGYNAVYTLVHALLPPGASVAIENPTGMRILDILEDRGVRIVPVECDGEGPLPSSLAAAMKSRPAAFIFQPRLHSVTGQSVSRERLEALAEVLKESDTLIVEDDGVGDISAAPRHSLGTRFPNRVIHILSFSKTHGPDLRLAVLSSTRVIVEQIQSYRSFSAGWTSRILQAATAWLLRDPATRDSVDHARTVYHTRRAHLVGALQNRGVHALHGAGLCAWVPVSSEPFAMVTLAAHGIAIHPGAKFSNLPTRHLRIATATLSDRYEKVADSIALAAGT from the coding sequence ATGGCCGAGAGCAGGGACGCGAATTGGTTCACCGACAGGCTGACGGACAGGAGCATTCGCGGGATCGCCCTTGAGACCGGGGCCCTGATCCGGGCGGGCGCGCTTCCCGTCGGGACGAAGCTGCCGCCGATCCGGGATCTCGCCTTCGCCCTCGGGGTCAGCCCCGCGACCATTTCGGAGGCGTGGAGCGAGCTGCGGCGTCAGAAGATCATCAGCGGGCGAGGGCGGAACGGCACCTGGGTGAGCGGCGACCGCTTCGTCGCCAAGCCGAACCGCCTCGGGAGCTCCGGCAATTACGGCGAAGGCATCCTGAACCTGACCGCCGCCGTTCCCGACGTGCGCCTGCTGCCGCCGCTCGCCGAGGCGATGGCCTACGGCGCCTCGGCCGAGAACCTCAACAGCTACGAGCGCAACCGGATCCTGCCGGAGCTGGAGGAGGAGGTGAGGAAGGCGTGGCCCTACGAGCCGGAGGCCTTCCTGGCGACGAATGGCGGCTACAACGCGGTCTATACGCTGGTTCACGCCTTGCTGCCGCCGGGGGCGTCCGTCGCCATCGAGAACCCGACCGGCATGCGCATCCTCGACATCCTGGAGGACCGGGGCGTCCGTATCGTTCCGGTCGAATGCGACGGCGAGGGGCCGCTGCCGTCGTCTCTCGCGGCGGCGATGAAATCCAGGCCCGCCGCCTTCATCTTTCAGCCGCGGCTGCATTCCGTCACAGGCCAGAGCGTCAGCCGGGAACGCCTGGAGGCGCTCGCCGAGGTCCTGAAGGAGAGCGATACGCTCATCGTCGAAGACGATGGCGTCGGGGATATCTCCGCGGCCCCGCGCCATTCCCTCGGGACCCGCTTTCCGAACCGGGTCATCCACATCCTGTCGTTCTCGAAAACGCATGGGCCCGATCTGCGCCTTGCCGTCCTGTCCAGCACCAGGGTGATCGTCGAGCAGATCCAGTCGTATCGCAGCTTCAGCGCGGGATGGACGAGCCGCATCCTGCAGGCCGCCACCGCCTGGCTGCTGCGCGATCCGGCGACGCGGGATTCCGTCGATCACGCGCGCACGGTTTATCACACCCGGCGCGCTCATCTGGTCGGCGCACTGCAGAACAGGGGCGTTCACGCCCTGCATGGCGCGGGGCTGTGCGCCTGGGTTCCGGTGTCCTCGGAGCCGTTCGCCATGGTGACGCTCGCGGCCCACGGCATTGCCATCCATCCGGGGGCCAAGTTCTCCAATCTCCCGACGCGGCATCTGCGCATCGCCACGGCGACCCTGTCGGACCGCTACGAGAAGGTCGCGGACTCGATCGCGCTGGCGGCCGGGACGTGA
- a CDS encoding glycine betaine ABC transporter substrate-binding protein, with translation MLKTFARIALAAALTTGLAGTLQAQEEKKPIKIGWTAWADAEFVTKLAKKLIEDNYSEKVELLQTDIAPQYQGVAKGDIDAMMMAWLPETHKDYWKRVGDKVVTLGVLYTDAKLGWVVPNYVPKDQIGSIADLSKPDVKEKLSGKIQGIDPGAGLTRLSKEAVKTYDLSGYDLTTASDAAMVSALDRAIRRKEWIVVTGWSPHWMFGKYELRYLDDPKQALGGVERVYAIARQGFQSDHPEVAQFLMRMHLPLSELEAAMSDSNEGSVDKAIENYISEHPARVKYWLTGEMGSAS, from the coding sequence ATGCTCAAGACCTTCGCCCGGATCGCCCTCGCGGCGGCCCTGACCACAGGCCTTGCGGGCACGCTGCAGGCGCAAGAGGAGAAGAAGCCGATCAAGATCGGCTGGACCGCCTGGGCCGATGCGGAGTTCGTCACCAAGCTCGCCAAGAAGCTCATCGAGGACAATTATTCCGAGAAGGTCGAGCTTCTGCAGACCGATATCGCGCCGCAATACCAGGGCGTGGCGAAGGGCGACATCGATGCGATGATGATGGCTTGGCTGCCCGAAACCCATAAGGATTACTGGAAGCGCGTGGGCGACAAGGTCGTGACCCTCGGCGTTCTCTACACGGACGCCAAGCTCGGATGGGTCGTGCCGAACTACGTCCCGAAGGATCAGATCGGGTCCATCGCCGACCTCTCCAAGCCGGACGTGAAGGAGAAGCTCTCAGGCAAGATCCAGGGCATCGACCCCGGCGCGGGCCTCACCCGTCTGTCGAAGGAAGCCGTCAAGACCTATGACCTGAGCGGCTACGATCTGACCACCGCCAGCGACGCCGCCATGGTGTCGGCCCTGGATCGCGCGATCCGCCGGAAAGAGTGGATCGTGGTGACGGGCTGGAGCCCCCACTGGATGTTTGGCAAGTACGAGCTGCGCTATCTCGACGATCCCAAACAGGCGCTCGGCGGCGTCGAGCGGGTCTACGCGATCGCCCGCCAGGGCTTCCAGAGCGACCATCCGGAGGTCGCGCAGTTCCTGATGCGCATGCACCTTCCGCTCAGCGAACTCGAAGCCGCGATGTCGGACTCGAACGAAGGCTCGGTCGACAAGGCGATCGAGAACTACATCAGCGAGCATCCCGCGCGGGTCAAATACTGGCTCACCGGCGAGATGGGCTCCGCGTCGTAG
- a CDS encoding ABC transporter substrate-binding protein — translation MPLTLRLALRDWDYMTPLVLGDVRSPRLDVKVDRVGTLVSNVARDPAYDGAEMSFSRYSQLRHDGDDSVAGIPNFIMRGFRHRCIITRKDSPIRKLSDLAGKKIGITGWRDSGNTWTRAAIRREGVGVEDAMWYAGRLTEAHPITDRLDGFGRPGRIEAAPGERPMVDLLKDGGLDAIFTPFMPPRFFDQDSPFRQVLDDFRAAEVAYFHEVGYVPGMHLIGLKAEIVRENPWVMDELSELIDASQRMWLQKREKYADTTPWMIDELRRCAADLPPCWNISGFKANEKMISDFATELYEQKILPRVLTPAEFFPWHADAA, via the coding sequence ATGCCGTTGACCCTCCGCCTCGCCCTCCGCGACTGGGATTACATGACGCCTCTGGTCCTAGGCGACGTCCGGTCGCCGCGCCTCGACGTCAAGGTCGATCGGGTCGGTACTCTCGTCTCCAACGTCGCCCGCGATCCCGCCTATGACGGGGCCGAGATGTCCTTCAGCCGCTACTCGCAGCTGCGGCACGACGGGGACGACAGCGTCGCCGGCATCCCGAACTTCATCATGCGCGGGTTCCGTCACCGCTGCATCATCACCAGGAAGGACAGCCCGATCCGCAAGCTCTCGGATCTCGCCGGCAAGAAGATCGGCATCACGGGCTGGCGGGATTCCGGCAATACCTGGACCCGCGCGGCCATCCGTCGCGAAGGCGTCGGGGTCGAGGACGCCATGTGGTATGCGGGCCGGCTGACCGAGGCCCATCCCATCACGGACCGGCTCGACGGGTTCGGCCGCCCGGGCCGCATCGAGGCCGCTCCCGGCGAGCGTCCGATGGTCGATCTTCTGAAGGACGGGGGCCTGGACGCGATCTTCACCCCGTTCATGCCGCCCAGGTTCTTCGACCAAGACTCGCCCTTCCGCCAGGTCCTCGACGACTTCAGGGCGGCCGAAGTGGCTTATTTCCACGAGGTCGGCTATGTGCCGGGCATGCACCTGATCGGCCTCAAGGCCGAGATCGTGCGGGAAAATCCGTGGGTCATGGACGAGCTCAGCGAGCTGATCGACGCCTCCCAGCGCATGTGGCTGCAGAAGCGCGAGAAATACGCCGACACGACCCCCTGGATGATCGACGAGCTGCGCCGCTGCGCCGCCGATTTACCTCCCTGCTGGAATATCAGCGGCTTCAAGGCGAACGAGAAGATGATCAGCGACTTCGCCACCGAGCTGTACGAGCAGAAGATTCTTCCGCGTGTCCTGACGCCCGCCGAGTTCTTCCCATGGCACGCCGACGCGGCATGA
- a CDS encoding PRC-barrel domain-containing protein has product MTRTYLMAALLLSTTAMAQDQTPLGSTDASPPRGFWRTSDLIGHSVVGANGQSDGTISDVILSRDGHISGYVISIGGIAGIGERKIAVPFYTVRIDPVETTASTGMVSGNLPASTAAGAKTRADIQVSDVLAPERITLDIPQDQLKAAPEFVKK; this is encoded by the coding sequence ATGACGAGGACCTATCTGATGGCCGCCCTGCTACTGAGCACGACCGCCATGGCGCAGGACCAGACACCCCTCGGCTCGACCGATGCTTCTCCGCCTCGCGGATTCTGGCGCACTTCGGACCTGATCGGGCACAGCGTGGTCGGCGCGAACGGACAATCGGACGGCACCATCTCGGATGTCATCCTCAGCCGGGACGGGCATATCAGCGGCTATGTGATCTCGATCGGGGGCATTGCGGGCATCGGGGAGCGGAAGATCGCGGTCCCGTTCTATACTGTGCGGATCGATCCGGTGGAGACGACGGCCTCGACCGGAATGGTGAGCGGAAACCTGCCGGCAAGCACGGCGGCGGGAGCCAAGACGCGGGCCGACATTCAGGTAAGCGACGTTCTCGCGCCCGAGCGGATCACGCTGGATATCCCGCAGGACCAGCTCAAAGCCGCTCCGGAATTCGTGAAGAAATGA
- a CDS encoding transglycosylase SLT domain-containing protein: MIARLVLGCAVAACALPAAASDHAAIDALVAQHAKAHGVPAALVHRIIQRESGYNPQAANRGFLGLMQIRYATARGMGYTGPASGLLDANTNLTYAVPYLANAYTVAGGNIDRAVSLYSRGYYYEAKRKGLLRQLRSAASEPVATGGIAAMFTSSASAAGH; this comes from the coding sequence ATGATCGCTCGTCTCGTTCTGGGCTGTGCCGTTGCGGCCTGCGCATTGCCGGCTGCCGCTTCGGACCACGCCGCCATCGATGCCCTCGTGGCGCAGCACGCAAAGGCTCACGGCGTGCCCGCGGCTCTGGTGCACCGGATCATCCAGCGGGAGAGCGGCTACAATCCGCAGGCTGCCAACCGGGGCTTCCTCGGCCTGATGCAGATCCGCTACGCCACGGCGCGCGGCATGGGATACACGGGTCCGGCATCGGGCCTGCTCGATGCCAATACCAATCTCACCTATGCGGTGCCCTATCTCGCCAATGCCTATACGGTGGCCGGGGGCAATATCGACCGGGCGGTCTCCCTGTATTCGCGCGGCTATTACTACGAGGCCAAACGGAAAGGCCTGCTGCGGCAGCTCAGAAGCGCCGCGAGCGAGCCCGTGGCGACGGGAGGCATTGCGGCCATGTTTACGAGTTCCGCTTCGGCTGCGGGCCATTGA
- a CDS encoding L,D-transpeptidase — MGRKSLLMAACLAALAAVSPAGAAEISILVNKTTQRMTVSVDGAERYSWPVSTGLGDYSTPSGTFAPSRLAKEHYSKEWDDAPMPHSIFFTDAGHAIHGSQAVARLGTPASHGCVRLAPRNASTLFNLVAAEGIGNTRIEITGFEPIGTALGSGNGSQGDYSRLTSFDPLTDGIMAGGGAARRSTDVRR; from the coding sequence ATGGGCAGAAAGTCCTTGCTGATGGCTGCATGTCTTGCCGCTCTCGCGGCCGTGTCTCCAGCCGGAGCCGCCGAAATCTCCATTCTGGTCAACAAGACGACACAGCGCATGACCGTGTCGGTGGACGGCGCGGAGCGCTATTCCTGGCCGGTCTCGACAGGCCTGGGGGATTATTCCACGCCTTCCGGCACCTTCGCTCCATCCCGGTTGGCGAAGGAGCACTACTCCAAGGAGTGGGACGACGCTCCCATGCCGCATTCGATCTTCTTCACCGATGCCGGCCACGCCATTCATGGCAGCCAAGCCGTCGCCCGCCTCGGCACGCCGGCCTCGCACGGCTGCGTACGGCTTGCTCCGAGGAACGCGAGCACTCTCTTCAACCTCGTCGCCGCCGAAGGAATCGGCAACACCCGGATCGAGATCACCGGTTTCGAGCCGATCGGCACGGCGCTGGGATCCGGAAACGGCTCGCAGGGCGACTACAGCCGCCTGACCAGCTTCGATCCCCTGACGGACGGGATCATGGCCGGCGGCGGAGCCGCCCGGCGGTCGACCGACGTGAGACGATAG
- a CDS encoding DegQ family serine endoprotease: MLRQPLTTRLRATLFTSMLSAAALSVPATPVFAQQPQVPTDFTAIVKQKMPSVVAITTRQHVQEQSQMPSLPEDLPFREFFRRYYGDGAHQDQREQIRQALGSGFVISQDGYIVTNNHVVEGAEEIHVVFGENTNVPAKLVGHDQATDIAVLKVDPQPNMTVASWGDSDAAEPGSWAIAIGSPFGLGGTVTVGVVSARARDIRSGPYDDFIQTDASINRGNSGGPLFNAAGEVIGVNTAIFSPTGTNIGIGFAVPSRTAQAVANQLIQTGHIERGFIGLSLQDITPPIAQALGRPDDTGVLVASVEAGGPAEKAGAQSGDIITKFNDKPVENGRSLSRSVAAVKPGSEATLTVVRGGKTQDLKVTVGQRQEEQSTQMGSLDQQDTGKRLGLALSPIPDAARDQLGLKPGTTGVLVQRVEPNSPAAENGLKEGDVIVSANNQSVTSPSDVANAWSQAQQNKRPVLLRVKREDQYLFVAIGS; encoded by the coding sequence ATGCTCCGCCAGCCCCTCACCACCCGTCTTCGGGCCACTCTCTTCACCAGCATGCTGTCGGCTGCCGCTCTCTCGGTACCGGCGACGCCAGTCTTCGCCCAGCAGCCTCAGGTCCCGACCGATTTCACCGCGATCGTGAAGCAGAAGATGCCCTCCGTCGTGGCGATCACCACGCGCCAGCACGTGCAGGAACAGAGCCAGATGCCGTCGCTGCCCGAGGATCTTCCCTTCCGCGAATTTTTCCGTCGCTATTACGGCGACGGCGCGCATCAGGATCAGCGGGAGCAGATCCGGCAGGCGCTCGGCTCGGGCTTCGTGATCAGCCAGGACGGCTACATCGTCACGAACAACCACGTGGTCGAGGGAGCCGAGGAAATCCATGTCGTTTTCGGCGAAAACACGAACGTGCCGGCCAAGCTGGTCGGTCATGACCAGGCGACGGACATCGCCGTGCTGAAGGTCGACCCGCAGCCGAACATGACCGTGGCGTCCTGGGGCGATTCGGATGCGGCCGAACCGGGCTCCTGGGCAATCGCCATCGGAAGCCCCTTCGGCCTGGGAGGAACGGTGACGGTCGGCGTCGTATCCGCCCGCGCCCGCGACATTCGATCGGGTCCTTATGACGACTTCATTCAGACAGATGCCTCCATCAATCGCGGCAATTCCGGCGGCCCCCTGTTCAATGCGGCCGGCGAGGTCATCGGCGTGAACACAGCCATCTTCTCCCCGACGGGAACCAATATCGGCATCGGCTTCGCGGTCCCGTCCCGCACCGCTCAGGCCGTCGCCAATCAACTCATTCAAACGGGTCACATCGAGCGTGGCTTCATCGGATTGAGTCTTCAGGACATCACGCCCCCCATCGCTCAGGCGCTCGGAAGGCCCGACGACACGGGCGTCCTCGTCGCTTCCGTGGAAGCAGGCGGACCGGCCGAGAAGGCCGGCGCCCAATCAGGCGACATCATCACCAAGTTCAATGACAAGCCTGTCGAGAACGGACGCAGCCTGTCGCGCTCCGTCGCTGCCGTGAAGCCCGGATCGGAAGCGACTCTGACCGTCGTGCGCGGCGGCAAGACGCAGGATCTGAAGGTCACCGTCGGCCAGCGCCAGGAAGAGCAATCCACCCAGATGGGCTCTCTCGATCAGCAAGACACCGGAAAGCGGCTCGGTCTCGCCTTGAGCCCGATCCCGGACGCCGCACGAGACCAGCTCGGCCTCAAGCCCGGCACGACGGGCGTTCTCGTCCAGCGGGTCGAGCCGAACAGCCCGGCGGCCGAGAATGGCCTGAAGGAGGGCGACGTGATCGTGTCGGCCAACAACCAGTCGGTGACCTCGCCGTCCGACGTCGCCAATGCCTGGTCGCAGGCGCAGCAGAACAAGAGGCCGGTCCTTCTGCGCGTGAAGCGCGAAGACCAGTACCTGTTCGTTGCGATCGGGTCCTGA